The nucleotide sequence GCGCAGCCAGCTTCCGTCAGGCTGGCGCCGGACGACCTGCGCCCTGGCGCCCGCCCCATCCTTCGGCGGGGTCGAGGTGAGGGCGATCTCGCCGTTGGTCAGCGTCGGCAGCGGTTGTTCCTGTTCGAAGCGGGGACGGTTGGCCAGCACCTTTTCCCACAGCGCACGGATCGCCTCCCGGCCCACCGTCTGGTCGCCGGGCG is from Streptomyces sp. NBC_01314 and encodes:
- a CDS encoding SgcJ/EcaC family oxidoreductase — its product is MPEYEKAMRPEDITRLFVERSNAGDAAGVAALYEEDAVMAYPPGDQTVGREAIRALWEKVLANRPRFEQEQPLPTLTNGEIALTSTPPKDGAGARAQVVRRQPDGSWLRLLDQPEFVLPTR